The Novosphingobium sp. THN1 genome includes a window with the following:
- the traW gene encoding type-F conjugative transfer system protein TraW, which yields MRGIPGAARLVAGIAGIVVVGFVAGSVPAAAIDHGRMGEIFPIIETDMLTVIATRLHTLEATGSIAQLQAQMRDTAIASVRRPALVAGLSPAQERREWLFDPSFVLQQDVIGANGERIAARGTRVNPLDLVPLPTDLVFVDGRRTAELDWATRHWMPNEAKVIFVAGSPFDAMKPFQRRFWFDQRGALVARFGIRHTPAVVTAAGGKLQVSEIPIPDTTIRRGPAS from the coding sequence ATGAGGGGCATTCCCGGTGCGGCCCGTCTTGTCGCGGGCATTGCGGGCATCGTGGTCGTGGGCTTTGTCGCGGGATCTGTGCCCGCTGCCGCAATTGATCATGGCAGGATGGGCGAAATCTTTCCGATCATCGAAACCGACATGCTGACCGTCATTGCCACGCGATTACACACGCTCGAGGCCACAGGCAGCATCGCGCAACTACAGGCCCAAATGCGGGACACAGCGATCGCGAGCGTGCGCCGGCCAGCGCTCGTGGCAGGCTTGAGTCCCGCGCAGGAGCGCCGCGAGTGGCTGTTCGATCCCTCCTTCGTGCTCCAGCAGGACGTGATCGGCGCCAATGGCGAACGCATTGCCGCAAGGGGCACGCGGGTCAATCCGCTGGATCTTGTTCCGCTGCCAACGGATCTGGTCTTCGTCGATGGCCGCCGAACGGCGGAGCTCGACTGGGCCACGCGTCACTGGATGCCGAACGAAGCCAAGGTCATTTTCGTTGCCGGTTCGCCCTTCGATGCGATGAAACCCTTCCAGCGCCGTTTCTGGTTCGATCAGCGCGGTGCCCTGGTTGCCCGCTTCGGCATCCGCCACACGCCTGCGGTCGTCACTGCAGCTGGCGGGAAGCTTCAGGTTTCCGAGATACCAATTCCCGACACGACAATCCGGCGGGGCCCGGCGTCATGA
- the traU gene encoding conjugal transfer pilus assembly protein TraU has translation MNRSLRTILLAVSLLLGTMTPAKAARAPCHGSFVNPITDVCWSCLFPLSVGGLAIWKGSRPDPKNPSLPLCACGSPIPRIGISIGFWEPARLVDVTNKPWCFPNLGGIRLDPGFDIGGGHVQGGSQVGGKTQNSSQWQAHYYVYPLLYWMEILTDFLCFEQTTFDIAYVTELDPLWQDSALTSILNPEVALFAKPAATAACAADCVASTAKLPIDQLFWCAGCNGSMYPLNGHVAAHVTPVQASRLVATRMLYKMHRSGLAWGTMGSRALCSKYLMPVMRKQQYRLQMTNPTATVKGRYACAPLGATTINPQTGKSYPVKGEDFGYLVWRKRNCCAL, from the coding sequence ATGAACCGAAGTCTGCGCACCATCCTGCTCGCGGTGTCGCTCCTCCTGGGGACCATGACCCCGGCCAAGGCGGCGCGCGCGCCGTGCCATGGCAGCTTCGTCAATCCGATCACCGATGTATGCTGGTCCTGCCTCTTTCCACTCTCCGTCGGCGGTCTGGCGATCTGGAAAGGCTCGCGGCCCGACCCGAAGAACCCGTCGTTGCCGCTTTGCGCCTGTGGCAGCCCGATCCCGCGCATCGGGATTTCGATCGGCTTCTGGGAGCCGGCAAGGCTGGTCGATGTCACCAACAAACCGTGGTGCTTCCCGAACCTGGGCGGCATCCGCCTAGACCCCGGTTTCGACATCGGGGGCGGCCATGTCCAGGGTGGAAGCCAGGTGGGCGGAAAGACGCAGAACAGTTCGCAGTGGCAGGCGCACTACTACGTCTACCCGCTGCTCTACTGGATGGAGATCCTGACCGACTTCCTCTGTTTCGAGCAGACGACCTTCGACATCGCCTATGTCACGGAACTCGATCCGCTCTGGCAGGATTCCGCGCTGACCTCGATCCTCAATCCCGAGGTCGCTTTATTTGCCAAACCTGCTGCTACGGCGGCTTGCGCTGCCGACTGCGTCGCATCGACCGCGAAGCTGCCGATCGACCAGCTGTTCTGGTGCGCCGGCTGCAACGGCAGCATGTATCCCTTGAACGGTCATGTCGCTGCACATGTCACCCCGGTCCAGGCCTCGCGCCTCGTTGCCACGCGGATGCTCTACAAGATGCACCGCAGCGGTCTTGCTTGGGGTACGATGGGGTCCAGGGCCTTGTGTTCGAAGTACCTGATGCCGGTCATGCGCAAGCAGCAGTACCGCCTGCAGATGACCAATCCCACGGCAACGGTGAAAGGTCGCTACGCCTGCGCACCGCTTGGTGCCACCACGATCAACCCGCAGACCGGCAAGAGCTATCCGGTCAAAGGCGAGGATTTCGGCTACCTCGTCTGGCGCAAGCGCAACTGTTGCGCGTTATGA
- a CDS encoding TrbI F-type domain-containing protein: MVDRRVAGEVGPGPLFETDAPAVPSTAIAVNARRRSVDWKLVGLIGSIVVAGLWGAWVTRELLSTPTAPTLVRVQLSSIIGEYVAAQARSQTPPDVVTAETKAFMGAVQRNLEARGARGQVVLVGEAVLAGNVPDVTMAVRREVYAKVPSPVSRTATNSPVIDAMRQVMAPIPQAQPVAALPIARLTMTEPAERLRASRRWLAIGALGLTLMTGSALADWRDDHAILINTTRSMPEWAFFIDKGRMPQRGDLIVFAPPDIPLIRTHFGRLSAPFAKRALGMPGDVVTRQGETVLVNGRPVARLKARTTRGETLTPGPTGIVPPGCFYAGTAHKDGFDSRYAEIGFVCQRQIIGSGDAAL, encoded by the coding sequence ATGGTTGACCGCCGCGTGGCCGGGGAGGTCGGCCCCGGACCTCTGTTCGAAACGGACGCTCCAGCAGTGCCTTCTACGGCAATCGCCGTCAACGCGCGACGCCGCTCGGTCGACTGGAAGTTGGTGGGACTGATCGGGTCTATAGTCGTAGCCGGACTGTGGGGCGCCTGGGTCACGCGTGAACTGCTCAGCACCCCGACAGCGCCAACGCTAGTGCGTGTGCAATTGTCCTCGATCATCGGCGAATATGTCGCAGCCCAGGCGAGATCGCAGACACCCCCCGATGTTGTGACTGCCGAGACGAAGGCCTTCATGGGTGCCGTGCAGCGCAATCTTGAAGCGCGAGGCGCGCGTGGCCAAGTCGTGCTGGTGGGCGAGGCCGTTCTGGCCGGCAACGTTCCCGATGTGACGATGGCAGTACGCCGGGAAGTCTACGCCAAGGTGCCGTCGCCGGTCTCCAGGACCGCCACCAACAGCCCCGTCATCGACGCAATGCGCCAGGTCATGGCCCCAATTCCGCAAGCGCAGCCCGTGGCAGCGCTGCCGATAGCGAGGTTGACGATGACAGAGCCCGCTGAACGCTTGCGCGCAAGCCGGCGCTGGCTCGCCATTGGCGCCCTGGGCCTGACGCTCATGACAGGATCGGCGCTTGCGGACTGGCGCGACGATCATGCGATCCTGATCAACACCACCCGTTCGATGCCGGAGTGGGCCTTCTTCATCGACAAGGGAAGGATGCCACAGCGCGGTGACCTGATCGTCTTTGCGCCGCCCGACATCCCCTTGATCCGCACTCATTTCGGGCGACTGTCGGCTCCGTTCGCCAAGCGCGCGCTGGGCATGCCAGGTGACGTTGTCACCCGGCAGGGCGAGACCGTCCTCGTCAACGGTAGGCCAGTTGCCCGGCTCAAGGCGCGGACGACGCGTGGCGAAACACTGACCCCGGGGCCGACCGGCATTGTGCCTCCAGGCTGCTTCTATGCGGGCACTGCGCACAAGGATGGCTTTGACAGCCGCTACGCCGAGATCGGCTTTGTCTGTCAGCGCCAGATCATCGGCTCGGGGGACGCAGCCTTATGA
- a CDS encoding conjugal transfer protein TraN: MKGPALFAGLAALGYVAVAANASAQITIPPPDDVIEALPALPTAPAPGRAEGPTSAAQAKAEARQLGSALRQSYQGLTAAPGAAAQIPGYAPNYPQAARYYDHADALATDGAVAASQSEAWRTANATSRPRIAVKREDLARAAAIAKDPTRFVEGVETGGSAGACTPLPAGSSAPGSVEMTCNIGESIVEHEQSCKTTLEVRPWEALDYQYVCVSSPTYDGCGALVGAGQCRNTGTTPVPEYGLAVTSYTCDAAVSDPDAFLVGTTTAPTPVGAFEASGHVYRCNRAGLAQALSVDPATGAPLGYLTGLQQCTRDLGTSSCTRTNAQSAGLVERDLCLSWDFAGDPINGGKLRCLETAPKEEVYACNALVPGLQPERSDTRWFTAQWTTSPCTADPENCTSTNEICSVPDETRVIGGIPVRQACWEKTRTSVCSQATGGNNDCGAIEATPGCRQTGEICLDDPPDPDESCKVTERSYSCPVPGSVTEPQQYLCSGDIYCLNGECETVEREASDEFKDALVGLHALGQANAEFSENDLSLFKGSRETCAKKIFGISNCCTGKGAPILTPWLCSAAEQQLDKKDDAGLCHKVGTYCSSKVLGLCVTKRDAYCCFASKLTRILQEQGRVQLRKPWGRPKSESCEGFTVYEFQQFDLSVMNFSEIYADFTEAARLPEEVAMLVEVQNRIGQFYGQAQP, translated from the coding sequence ATGAAAGGCCCGGCTCTGTTCGCCGGTCTGGCCGCGCTAGGCTATGTCGCTGTCGCGGCGAACGCCTCTGCGCAGATTACCATCCCGCCACCTGACGATGTGATCGAAGCTCTGCCGGCACTGCCAACCGCGCCAGCCCCGGGACGTGCGGAAGGGCCGACTTCCGCTGCCCAGGCAAAGGCGGAGGCGCGACAATTGGGCAGCGCGTTGCGGCAGAGTTACCAGGGCCTGACTGCGGCTCCGGGCGCAGCAGCACAGATCCCGGGCTACGCCCCGAACTATCCGCAAGCGGCCCGCTACTACGACCATGCCGATGCCTTGGCCACGGACGGTGCGGTCGCGGCCAGCCAGAGCGAAGCCTGGCGCACGGCCAATGCCACGTCGCGCCCGCGTATCGCGGTCAAGCGCGAGGACCTGGCACGCGCCGCCGCCATCGCCAAGGACCCGACCCGCTTTGTCGAGGGCGTGGAGACCGGCGGGAGCGCCGGGGCCTGTACACCTCTGCCGGCGGGATCGAGCGCGCCAGGCAGTGTCGAGATGACCTGCAACATTGGGGAAAGCATCGTCGAGCATGAGCAGAGCTGCAAGACCACGCTCGAGGTCAGGCCTTGGGAGGCCCTCGACTATCAGTATGTCTGCGTCTCCTCGCCCACTTATGACGGCTGCGGAGCACTGGTGGGTGCGGGACAGTGTCGCAACACTGGCACCACGCCAGTCCCCGAGTACGGCCTTGCTGTCACCTCCTATACTTGCGACGCGGCCGTTTCCGATCCGGACGCTTTCCTTGTGGGCACAACGACCGCGCCGACACCTGTCGGCGCCTTTGAAGCGAGTGGTCACGTCTATCGCTGCAATCGCGCAGGGCTTGCACAGGCTCTGAGCGTCGATCCAGCGACCGGGGCACCACTCGGATACCTCACGGGCTTGCAGCAATGTACGCGAGATCTCGGCACATCCTCGTGCACGCGCACAAATGCCCAATCCGCTGGTCTCGTCGAGCGCGACCTCTGCCTATCCTGGGACTTTGCAGGCGATCCCATCAACGGTGGCAAGCTGCGCTGTCTTGAGACGGCGCCCAAGGAGGAGGTCTACGCTTGCAACGCCCTGGTGCCTGGCCTCCAGCCCGAGCGCAGCGACACGCGGTGGTTCACCGCGCAATGGACCACCAGTCCCTGCACTGCTGATCCGGAAAACTGCACGTCTACCAACGAGATCTGCAGCGTGCCCGACGAAACCCGGGTCATCGGCGGCATTCCGGTGCGGCAGGCCTGCTGGGAAAAGACACGCACCTCGGTGTGCAGCCAAGCCACTGGTGGCAACAACGACTGCGGCGCGATCGAAGCCACACCCGGGTGCCGACAGACCGGCGAAATCTGTCTCGACGATCCGCCCGATCCGGATGAGTCCTGCAAGGTCACCGAGCGCAGCTATTCCTGCCCGGTTCCGGGCTCAGTCACCGAACCTCAGCAATACCTCTGCTCGGGCGACATCTATTGCCTTAATGGCGAATGCGAGACGGTCGAGCGCGAAGCGTCAGATGAGTTCAAGGACGCACTGGTCGGGCTCCATGCCCTGGGGCAGGCCAATGCCGAATTCAGCGAGAACGACCTGTCGCTGTTCAAAGGCAGCCGCGAGACGTGCGCCAAAAAGATCTTCGGCATTTCCAACTGCTGCACGGGCAAGGGCGCCCCGATCCTGACGCCGTGGCTGTGCAGCGCCGCCGAACAGCAACTCGACAAGAAGGACGATGCCGGCCTGTGCCACAAGGTCGGGACCTATTGTTCCTCCAAGGTCCTGGGCCTCTGCGTAACCAAGCGCGATGCCTATTGCTGCTTTGCCTCGAAGCTGACCCGCATCCTGCAGGAGCAGGGCCGGGTGCAACTCCGCAAGCCCTGGGGGCGGCCGAAGAGTGAAAGCTGCGAAGGCTTCACTGTCTACGAGTTCCAACAGTTCGATCTGTCGGTCATGAACTTTTCCGAGATCTACGCCGACTTCACCGAGGCCGCGCGCCTGCCCGAGGAGGTCGCGATGCTGGTCGAAGTCCAGAACCGCATTGGCCAGTTCTACGGCCAGGCCCAGCCATAA
- the trbC gene encoding type-F conjugative transfer system pilin assembly protein TrbC, translated as MTVRLAPRLFGLAMLAAVSGATAQSIDGLDLGAIRARNSASTDELEALVASALKRAEAQSGAAEQVRADTHQTSAHEQQALSARAPAGVVDFDAILDGAAANAKVPMGEGPLLIVFASLSMPQASLQHLVRDTTRAGGVVVFRGFPDNSVKAFARGLMRVVTSRQEEAHIAIDPRLFRAFRIDAAPTFVVAEGGYELCDGLDCTNAVPAHARMTGNVSLAYALEHFAAANESGAAIARTALNQLEKGRGQ; from the coding sequence TTGACGGTTCGCCTTGCGCCGCGTCTTTTCGGACTTGCGATGCTTGCTGCCGTATCGGGAGCCACAGCGCAGAGCATTGACGGGCTTGATCTCGGAGCCATTCGCGCAAGGAACAGCGCCAGCACTGACGAGCTTGAGGCGCTTGTCGCGTCGGCGCTGAAACGGGCCGAGGCGCAGAGTGGTGCGGCAGAGCAGGTCCGCGCGGACACCCACCAGACCTCCGCGCACGAGCAGCAGGCGCTCAGCGCCCGCGCTCCAGCGGGGGTGGTTGATTTCGACGCGATCCTGGATGGCGCTGCCGCAAACGCAAAAGTGCCGATGGGCGAGGGACCCTTGCTGATCGTCTTTGCCAGCCTGTCGATGCCGCAAGCCTCGCTCCAGCATCTGGTGCGCGATACCACGCGGGCAGGGGGCGTCGTCGTCTTCAGGGGCTTTCCGGACAATAGCGTCAAGGCTTTTGCCCGAGGCCTGATGCGTGTGGTCACAAGCAGGCAGGAAGAGGCGCACATCGCGATCGATCCGCGGCTGTTCCGCGCCTTCCGCATCGATGCCGCGCCCACCTTCGTCGTGGCAGAAGGCGGCTACGAGCTCTGTGACGGTCTCGATTGTACCAACGCGGTGCCGGCCCATGCACGCATGACCGGCAATGTCAGCCTCGCTTATGCGCTCGAGCACTTTGCCGCCGCCAATGAATCTGGTGCGGCAATCGCGCGGACTGCGCTGAACCAGTTAGAGAAAGGGCGCGGGCAATGA